DNA from Megalops cyprinoides isolate fMegCyp1 chromosome 14, fMegCyp1.pri, whole genome shotgun sequence:
AAACAGTTTTTCGCTTGTTTTGCATATATTACCACAAATGCATAATTATAAGCACATAATAATCACAACTGGATTTGTTATTAAGAAAAAATAgctatttaatatatatatatatgatcaaatatcatatatatatatatatatatatatatatatatatatatatatatatatatatatatatatatatatatatgatcaAACGAGCTGTCCATATGTCTACGAACACATTGTACTACCTTTGTAATCTATGATATTTCACTATTGTActattttattactgtatttgGATTGAGTTGTTTTGATTTCATCTCtcatataaatatatggaaaaatagcatttttaaatgtggccTTTGACTGGTTGGGTTGGTAAAAAGGGTTATGGGGTCAAGAATGAAGCTCCTTTGCCTACAACAgtgtcttatttttaaaaaggtgtgacACTTCCCCCAGCGTAAACATTAGTTGTCATTGCCATTTAATAAAATGGCATTAAGCACATTAGTGTATTTCTTCCTtacaatatgtatatacatCTGAGCTATCACatccaacacacacaaccaagTAATTTCATTCTAACAAATTTATTGTTGTCAATCATCTCTGACGAAATCActactgaaattaaattacaatcaAATTATCACATCAAAATATACCCTTATTTCCTAACAACTGTCCATGTCAGCTTATGCTGATATTGTGctccttttaaaataataataatacaaaataaaacaaaacgaATGAGGACAACAAcgaaaaacaggaaaggaaaacaaacattatacaaGTTCTTGGGAAAATAAATTACCGTTTGCAACAGTCCATAGTTATCCCcaataaaatattgaaacaagtcattttgatgaaaaatataaagtaaataattcAGATCAGCATCTGATCTAAGGAATCTATATTGCCGGCTTTACAGAGTCTGATTATTAAAACCTACCAAACAATACTGCTCGGAAATGGCAGCATTTTCATAGTTACATCCAGAGCACCCATTCAGTCACGCTTGGCAACGGATTTTCAGAGAGGATAATTTCAAATAAGTGCAGTAGCAgatattcagtcattttattcattttttccattttgttattttaaaaaatccgtTTAGAGTCGgtccacaaaataaaaaaacacttttcaaaagATGCGATCTTTGAGATCGGACGGAGCAAAGAGTCATAAgcagttgttttttctttctttttcaggagggggtgggggcgtaCTCCAATTGCTTTCTGTCTGATATATTTAACCATGCCGTCCTCTTGGTAAAAGATATTTGAAGGCTGGTGGATTCCACTCTTCTTCGTTGTGTTGTTGTGCAATTTTATTGTGTAGACTTGGATTTTAAGTCCCTTTTTGTTTAATGCGTAAACACCTGCTTCTGCTGTCCCAAACACATCAATTACACGGTCAATAGAAAGAGAAATGGAACGATATTCATTTCTTACACTTGTTTTTCTTTCGTGTTGATGTTGTTAGTGCGCCAAAATTACCTGATGGAACGAACTTGAAGTTGTCACCCTCTGGTCGCTCGGTTCACTGGGGCCAGTTAAACTTGCATCTTTTAAGTAATCTACTACAAAATGTCCCTGAAagaaaaagcagacagagccTTTTAGGTTAAGACATTTGAGGGCCTGGGTGCAGGTTAGCGTTGCGTTtctggggtgggggttggggaaggggatcttgtttttatttttgtttttgtttttgttttgcttgtttttttctggtaaaaaatataaaacacatctGCAGTCTTACTCATTTTCCCTCACAATCACAgtatcaaaaatgttttttttttctctatcttGTTGATAGTCTGTGTCCTATGAGATAatcatatataaaacatttaggCTTGTGTGCTGTTCTATGTCTCACTGAACATTCGTTTGCAGTCCATGGCGGGGGGCGGCGTATCTGCACTCACGTTGCCGACCTGAGAGTACACATCCTCCGGCGTCTGCGGCACTCCCGGGGGcgtcattcttttttctttctgccgCCGATTACAAAACCAGACTCTGACCACTTCTTTTTCCAGCTGCAAGCTATCCGCCAGAGTAGAGATCTCCTGGGCCGAGGGTTTAGGACATTTCAAGAAGTGACTTTCCAAAGCTCCCTTTACGCTCACTTCGATCGAGGTGCGCTTCTTTCGCTTCCTGCCCTGCGCCGCTATCTTGTCGATGCTGGTCGGACTCCCGGTGGACGAATCCGCCTCCTCCAGCCATTTGTTTAATAATGGCTTCAGCTTGCACATGTTTTTGAAGCTCAGCTGGAGAGCCTCGAACCTGCAAATCGTGGTCTGCGAGAAAACGTTCCCGTAGAGGGTCCCCAGCGCCAAGCCGACGTCAGCCTGGGTGAAACCCAGCTTGATCCGCCTCTGCTTGAACTGTTTGGCGAACTGCTCCAGGTCGTCCGACGTCGGCGTGTCCTCGTCGGAATGCGGGTCGTGGCCGCTCACTCCGCCGTGGTGTGGCTGCTGGTGGTGCTGAtgctggtggtggtgatggtggtggtggctTCCGTGGTCGAGCTCCGGGGTGTCTCCCCGCACCAAACCCGGGTGCACCAAGCTCTGACTCCCCGGTGGACTCAGCATCCCGTTCACCGTGAACCCTCCCGGCTGGGAATAAATCAgcgactgctgctgctgctgtccgcTCGCTATTGAGGGGATGTGAGCCGCAGTGGTACCACCCCAAGCCCCTGGGTGTGTCTGGTGGGACCCCAGATGCGGGGGCCTATGATGCAGAGCGGTGCCCGTGTGTAGATCGTCTCTGCCCGAATTGTTTTTGACGTCCTGCTGCTGGGGGCTACCTGTCATTCCAACGGGACTAGACGACCAAGGAGACCCGGCTTCTGCCGCTGCCACAgcggctgcagctgcagcggcGGCGGCGTGAGGCAGCGATGTAACCCACTGATGGGCATGGCTCAGCATATGGCCCCCGTTGCTCGCCGCCATCGCACCCTGCATGAAGTCGCTCTGCACCATCTTTACAGTGGGATCCCCTCTGTACCCGCCGGACACCGAGGTAACGGCAGCGCTGCCCGGCTGCATACCACCGCCTCCAGAGTCTGAATGTACGATCGAGCCTGACGATAGAATACTATTGCTGGGAAGATAAGGATTGGAAGCCGCTGTGGCCATTCCGTTAACCCTTATGAATATGTCCGTCGAttatcccccctccctctttttatCTAACTTTTTCAAGCAGGCAAATTCTAATCCATGAATTATTCAAACTTTAAAAGTCTGGCTACTATTGTGGTTCATACCATCGGCTTGTTTAATTGAAAACCAAATcggagcaggagagaaaacaaagaatcAGTCAAAGCCAATCGttattcatttgcaaaattCATATATGAAGACGAAGTGtgaataattacaaaatttaagaaaaagcaaatccacgtttttttttaaatcagcactCAGGAGCCCTTTGACAAGCAAACAGTCCTTTACgaaagtttttgttgtttttaaattgcaaaataaaatcgggatttaaaacaaagttttgcCCTCTGCAAACTTTCAGTGGCTGCGGAGCTTTTTGCACGtttccctgaaaaaaagaatCCTTTTTGAAGTTCCTCCTTCGTGGatgagaaaaaatacatacagacGAAAGATCCTTAGCTCTTTTGCAATTTAGCCGCCAAGATTCTCCCTCGTCTTTCCCCCTTATTTAGCTCTCTCTTTTCTTAAGATGCAGACGCTTTCTCTTTGTtctattttgatgtatttaaagATGCAAACCCGCTAACTCCAGCTGAAGTACAATCCGGTATTGCCGTGCGCGGTGATGGTTGCAAGATTTCTCTTTCATTCGTTCGCTCGTCTCCCCTTCTTGCTCTCTGACAGTtctctccgtccctccctcTGAGCTCGGGGACACACGAATGTTTACCCCTCGCCAAGCGTGCGCACACCGTCCACATCTTTCCCCCAAATAGGAGGAAGTCGAGTGCAAGGCTCCCGTTGATTGGATACCAGCGGGGCGATTGGCAGGTCTCGAAAGCCAAGCTTCAGGCGCACGAGCCTCCCTTCCGGGCGTTCCAATTGGTTGATTTGTAATTtagtcaaaataaataaatatataaaatttgaaaacgaataaataaataaataaataaataaataaagacaggGAAAAATCAGTAGAGCAGGGACAACTGGATCTTTTAACTCTTTGTAAACTGCATCTTCTCGATGCCCCATATAGATGTCAGAAATCATaagatctatctatctatctatctatctatctatctatctatctatctatctatctatctatctatctatctatctatatatgcTACATCTATAGACATATATGCTatctgtgtggtttgtgtggtgtttgggagagagaggggagagaggtggtGTGAGTCTGTATAACTTTGCCATCACTTTGCAAATCACAAGAGGACGCATGATGTGAATGTAACCGCTTGTTGGTTGTCATATGACAATGAACGTGTTTTTTGTGG
Protein-coding regions in this window:
- the LOC118789056 gene encoding POU domain, class 3, transcription factor 3-B isoform X1, which gives rise to MATAASNPYLPSNSILSSGSIVHSDSGGGGMQPGSAAVTSVSGGYRGDPTVKMVQSDFMQGAMAASNGGHMLSHAHQWVTSLPHAAAAAAAAAVAAAEAGSPWSSSPVGMTGSPQQQDVKNNSGRDDLHTGTALHHRPPHLGSHQTHPGAWGGTTAAHIPSIASGQQQQQSLIYSQPGGFTVNGMLSPPGSQSLVHPGLVRGDTPELDHGSHHHHHHHQHQHHQQPHHGGVSGHDPHSDEDTPTSDDLEQFAKQFKQRRIKLGFTQADVGLALGTLYGNVFSQTTICRFEALQLSFKNMCKLKPLLNKWLEEADSSTGSPTSIDKIAAQGRKRKKRTSIEVSVKGALESHFLKCPKPSAQEISTLADSLQLEKEVVRVWFCNRRQKEKRMTPPGVPQTPEDVYSQVGNGHFVVDYLKDASLTGPSEPSDQRVTTSSSFHQVILAH
- the LOC118789056 gene encoding POU domain, class 3, transcription factor 3-B isoform X2; the encoded protein is MATAASNPYLPSNSILSSGSIVHSDSGGGGMQPGSAAVTSVSGGYRGDPTVKMVQSDFMQGAMAASNGGHMLSHAHQWVTSLPHAAAAAAAAAVAAAEAGSPWSSSPVGMTGSPQQQDVKNNSGRDDLHTGTALHHRPPHLGSHQTHPGAWGGTTAAHIPSIASGQQQQQSLIYSQPGGFTVNGMLSPPGSQSLVHPGLVRGDTPELDHGSHHHHHHHQHQHHQQPHHGGVSGHDPHSDEDTPTSDDLEQFAKQFKQRRIKLGFTQADVGLALGTLYGNVFSQTTICRFEALQLSFKNMCKLKPLLNKWLEEADSSTGSPTSIDKIAAQGRKRKKRTSIEVSVKGALESHFLKCPKPSAQEISTLADSLQLEKEVVRVWFCNRRQKEKRMTPPGVPQTPEDVYSQGHFVVDYLKDASLTGPSEPSDQRVTTSSSFHQVILAH